From a region of the Torulaspora globosa chromosome 7, complete sequence genome:
- a CDS encoding putative alanine--tRNA ligase (similar to Saccharomyces cerevisiae YNL040W) — translation MKRTYVGSLACQRDSSLLKGFQTTVVSCEAVDSKDNKEGPPMYHVELHDTILFPEGGGQPSDTGVLKVLDGPNANESVVVSHVAREGLHAKHCVDNLIEPGTKVEITVDSGRRIDYMQQHTGQHLLSALLEQKYDLRTLSWSMGEIPNDKKGPLEINDYFNYLEIPRRMSEQEIRDLSDAMNHYILVEPMSISIREATREAVGSLNTDKIPDDYDLSKGIVRTVHIGTMDANPCCGTHLKETGQIGSILILPNQTTVRGTNSRLYFMCGQRVNKYGEMASEILTKTKAKLSCQEAQIPDKIEKQKDQIQKLSKREQYWMRELAAYESKAIIEQLKQNRKAYLLKDTFGTLEYLLHILKEIRPACQGMPNYILLLCGRDRQTETGSIIILSTSGEDISRISGKLSSCFRCIKGGGGSSGGKWQAKMAKVTNQEWTALEEFVAFEFKLGT, via the coding sequence ATGAAGCGTACATATGTGGGGAGCCTAGCTTGTCAGCGGGACTCATCCTTATTAAAGGGATTTCAGACCACTGTGGTGTCGTGTGAAGCAGTTGACTCAAAGGACAATAAAGAAGGCCCACCGATGTACCATGTTGAGCTTCACGATACTATCCTTTTTCCGGAAGGTGGAGGGCAACCGAGTGATACTGGCGTTTTGAAGGTACTTGATGGCCCAAATGCTAATGAGTCAGTAGTCGTTAGCCATGTAGCAAGAGAGGGCCTGCATGCTAAACATTGCGTTGACAACCTGATCGAACCGGGAACTAAAGTGGAAATTACCGTTGATAGTGGCAGAAGAATAGATTACATGCAACAGCACACTGGGCAACATCTGCTGAGCGCCTTATTGGAACAGAAGTACGACTTGCGGACCCTTTCTTGGTCCATGGGTGAGATTCCTAACGATAAGAAGGGCCCTCTGGAAATTAACGATTATTTCAATTACCTGGAGATTCCAAGAAGGATGTCTGAGCAGGAGATCCGAGATCTCTCTGATGCAATGAATCACTATATTCTAGTCGAACCGATGTCTATAAGTATCCGTGAAGCAACCCGTGAGGCTGTGGGTAGCTTGAACACGGATAAAATACCAGATGACTACGATCTAAGCAAGGGAATTGTTAGAACAGTGCATATTGGTACTATGGACGCAAATCCTTGTTGCGGTACTCACTTGAAAGAGACCGGCCAAATTGGCTCGATTCTGATCTTACCAAATCAAACAACAGTGAGAGGCACAAACTCAAGACTGTATTTTATGTGCGGTCAGCGTGTGAACAAGTATGGTGAAATGGCATCTGAGATCTTGACTAAGACGAAGGCTAAGTTGAGCTGTCAGGAAGCTCAAATTCCTGACAAGATCGAGAAGcaaaaagatcaaataCAGAAGCTTAGCAAAAGGGAACAGTATTGGATGAGAGAATTGGCTGCTTATGAATCGAAAGCCATTATTGAACAACTCAAACAGAATAGAAAAGCATACCTACTGAAGGATACTTTCGGTACATTGGAGTATTTGCTTCACATACTTAAAGAGATCAGGCCTGCTTGCCAGGGTATGCCCAATTATATTTTGCTTTTGTGCGGCAGGGATAGACAAACAGAAACTGGATCGATAATAATATTATCCACTTCAGGAGaagatatttcaagaatttcagGCAAGCTATCCTCCTGCTTCAGGTGCATCAAAGGCGGCGGTGGTTCTAGTGGAGGAAAATGGCAAGCGAAGATGGCGAAAGTTACGAACCAAGAGTGGACTGCCTTAGAAGAGTTCGTCGCCTTTGAATTCAAACTTGGCACCTAA